Part of the Henckelia pumila isolate YLH828 chromosome 2, ASM3356847v2, whole genome shotgun sequence genome is shown below.
CTTATTAAAATAGTTTAAGCTTTGAGATTTTAACCCTTGTGAGATAAGAGATATCACAGTAGTTTGATCAATCTTTGGAATTTTTTTGCGCATTATCAACGCTTTGTTGTTAAAAGTTCAAACAGAGCTTTGTTAGGTTATTTTAACTTCTGAATATCTTGGGGTGGGCGGCGGGTTTGTCGGTTTCTTTTATATTGTTTGTAATTCTGATTAAAAATTTGAGTTACATGGTGATTAAGTGTGTACCTTCTCTTGTTGATAGTGTGCGAGAAAGTGGAAAGCAAAGGAAGAACTACATATAATGAGGTAAGCTTGCTCTTTCAATATCTTAATTAACTTGGAATCTTGTTTCTTGGAAATACTCATTGTTTGTCTATCCACAGCTTCGACATGGTTTGGTGTTTCCGTACATCAATGCACAATTAGCTCACACATTCTGATCTTCAATTTAGATAGCCATCCGTTACACATGCATTCTTCATTGCTTGACACCCATGTTATGATGGTTTGCTATGAGAGAAAGtattgcaatttttttttattggagAGTGGGAGATCATGCAGCTTGGTTCTAGTCTTttgctatttatttatttatttatcactTCATTTAGAGCTATAACTTCTGCAAAACAATTGTAAGTAATaagtttttcaaatttgtttgaCAATAATTTCgtcaaacaacttataaacATTCAAAATAAGATGTTTGATAGCTTATAATTTGTTGTAAAAAAAGTTGGGTTACTCGAACTTATTTTATAAgatctttaaatatttttaaaagacCAAATTACccttattaattttaatatgtctCAAAAAATCTACCCTCGTGTTATATCATACAAGTTCATtcatataataattatatttgttattatttatttatttattattaatattacaattaatatttaattataataattacatTTGTAATTGTAATTGTAATTGTAATTATAATTTGTTACAAGTAATAgtgtatatataattataataattatattattataatcattaatatttattattaataatataaaattattttaattatgcttTATTAGACacttttattataatttgtagtaataataatattaataataattatagttataattattatttaattagtaATATGTAAAAAATtactattatattatttttatagtgAAATTATGTCTTTTTTGGTAATTGTTATACTAAAAGATCTTAAATACCAAACAATTGACATCTTTAAGATTCATTGTCTTATTTAACCTAAGCActttaacaatttattttaaaataattcctTATAGcttgtaattttttaaaaaacttataagctgttaaagtTTTATAAACTTAGTTAAACACCTTAGAATGTCATTTTGACCATTTGTGGTTCACTTTTCGGTGGTGCTTTTATTTGCATTTCCAAATTCACACATTCTAAAGCTTCTCATTTTGAAACTTTGAGTTTCATCATTATTTTCATAAGACAGGTGCACAATACTTTATTCCTGAAATTACCGGTGTAGGGAAAACATGTTAAATCTTTTCAATAAGCGTACAGAAAGTTGATGTACCTTGTAGAAATCAATCTAGAAAAGCATGGCCATTTTGTTGGTTTGCTTTTGTTTCTGGTGTCATTAACTTATGAACTTACAAAACATTATTTGGcgtatccaaaatcaatttcttTGGCAAGATGGTTGAAATATGAAGGAAAATCCGATAATCTTGCCAAATGCTTCAAGAACAGGGCGATCAAATTTGACCCTTTTTAGGTATTACAGTCAAGATCGTTAATGCTGAATAGGAGCTCAAGATCTccctttgtaaaaaaaaaagaatggaGTCGTGTGCTGCTTTGTTTTTGGAATGGAAAGAAATATTAAGACCTACGTTTGTGGAAATGATATATCTATTTTTTCTCGATCATTGATTTGGGATGACCACACAGGAGTTAGGAGCTCTTTCTTTGTTTTTagtttgatatatatttatccgTATCCGGCACGGCATCTTGTAACTTTTTGGCTCTGTTGCTGTTGGCTGTTATGCCCTCTCCACTTTGATAATATTGCTGAATCACGCATTTGTTATCACTGAACTCCACATTTTACATGTATATCTTAATATGACAATTTCAAGTCACACCAGGTTGCAGATGAACTTGTGGCAGAATTTTCAGCTCCTGACCATAGTAATGCAACTCCGGACCAGGTTTGTTACTGTTCTAGATCTGTATCTTTTGCTTGGGGGTAACTATGAGGGCCAAGCATTAagctttaaatttttattaccATGCATGTCTGACAGCAACAATATGACGAGAAAAATATACGACGAAGGGTCTATGATGCATTAAATGTGCTGATGGCCATGGATATTATCTCTAAAGATAAAAAGGAGATACAGTGGAAGGGGTTACCTCGGACTAGCTTGAATGATGTGGAAGAATTGAAGGTGGGAATTTAGTTCCATCTTTTAATGCCTGCATTTCCACCCCCACCCCCACCCCCCCAACCCCCACCCCTTTTTTTCTTaactttatttatttacttttgtCGTTATACATCTGCAACCTAAGATTAGTGGACATCTAATGGATTGTAGAATGAACGTATCGGATTCAGAAATCGTATTCAAAAGAAAGCAGCGTATCTGGCAGAGCTGGAGGAACAGGTACGAGTCTGTGAGAAGATATTGCTGGCTTTTCTGACTTTTGCAGTGTCTTTTTTAATTTCATGTGTCTTACATTAAGTAAATCATGCCTAACAAAGttcctttttcatttttttttctcttaatgattttttcattttttggcCTAATAATTCTTCATTTTTATGCTTATCTGTAGTATGCTGGCCTCCAAAGCCTCATACAACGCAATGTACAACAATATGGTTTGGGAAATGCTCCAAGCGGTGGTGTGGCTCTACCTTTCATAATGGTGCAGGTAGAGTATATGAGAAATTTGCAAAGATTTGTCGCATCTATTTATCTAAAGGAACTGCTGTGCTAACACTTTGTTATCTATACAAAATGCATGTTTTTCTTACCACATATTAGAATTCTTGCGTTCTTCTACTGGCTCCTGTTGGAGTTACTTTATAGTTTCCAATTTCATGTCCACAAACATGATTTGCTCGTGTTAGCTTGCTGTTATTTGATTCATGCGTTTATAACTAAGCCAGAAATAAAGTGAGCTAGTCAACTGACGGGAGACTGTACTAACACTTGGGATATTCCACAATTGCTTAGTCTgtcatttataaatataaatatatatacaaacgAGAAATCACTTAATATGCACGTGTTCCTGAGTTTCATTTCTTGCATGGTTAACGTCTTTGCACCCGTACCTGGATTCTTTTTTAGTTCATTATCATGCTAGAAGTCAGTTCTTGCTTCTGAAAATTCTTGGCAATGGCTATTGTCTTGACATAGGTTCCCTTCTTCTATTTAATTCCCCACATCTCATTTATGCCTTTAAATTAGACTCGTCCCCATGCTACGGTGGAGGTTGAAATATCAGAAGATATGCAGCTTGTGCATTTTGATTTCAATAGGTATTTGCTTTTGGCCTGTTATCCATCTAAAGAAGTTCTTGTAAGAGATTTCTTTACCGCAACCTATTCATTTATTTTCGTGGCAGCACGCCTTTTGAGCTGCACGATGACTATTACGTTCTAAAGGCAATGAAATTCTGTGAAAAACCGGTAAGGGAAGCCTTGGCTCAAGACCTCCCTACAGATGTCGGCAAAGATTCTAGCATTCCCAGTATGTCTCCGTCTGAAATAACTCATTCATCAAGATCGAAGCTTCCAACTTCGCCTCCTCTTCCTGGGATACTAAAGTCACGGGTTAAGCATGAGCATTAATCTGTCCGGGTCGAGCTCGAATATATCTGCTGTATATCGTGTAGAGAGTCAAATGGAAGCAGTCTGCCTATTTGTGGGGTGACATTCGAGAATTTTTTTACTCAGACCAAATGAAACCATAAGGCGGtaggattttattttatttattttttaaaaattttgtccaCAGGTTAGCTATTACTATTCATTTCGCATTTTGtagttaattatatatataaatattattttcttttgttttgggtATCATAATATGAcatcaataaatatttcattaGGTGCCTCAAGTCCCCCTCTTTCTGGTGTTTCATATTtaggaaattaaataaatatatataatgataattTAGGGGCTGGGTGATTGGTGATTGGGCAATTACCACTGACAATCTGACATCCTATCAGGGGACAAGGGGAGAGTGCTACTCCCCATGTTCCCATTGAGTGACACGTGTCCCCCACTATTCTTTTaccttttccttttctttcttttttttctgcccgtttatttttttttcgtttcattattattattattttttgacattttcattttttcttttttaagtgTAGGGTTTTATACTTTCTCCAATattcatgtatatataaatagaatatttttttttaaaaaaaatatctccaaATAATActacaattaaatattaattacaagcatatttttgaaaaatatatttcggcaagattttttttaaaaaacacttgtttg
Proteins encoded:
- the LOC140881732 gene encoding transcription factor-like protein DPB → MVNHGDKSKINQEGGDKTPSSVSKGGGGGATRSCGTTVSGQSISTSGSVGSPLSRSEAAATTPTNRINNLEIQGDDAGSRGTAGNKKKRSQRAVGGDKSGRGLRQFSMKVCEKVESKGRTTYNEVADELVAEFSAPDHSNATPDQQQYDEKNIRRRVYDALNVLMAMDIISKDKKEIQWKGLPRTSLNDVEELKNERIGFRNRIQKKAAYLAELEEQYAGLQSLIQRNVQQYGLGNAPSGGVALPFIMVQTRPHATVEVEISEDMQLVHFDFNSTPFELHDDYYVLKAMKFCEKPVREALAQDLPTDVGKDSSIPSMSPSEITHSSRSKLPTSPPLPGILKSRVKHEH